From Falco naumanni isolate bFalNau1 chromosome 4, bFalNau1.pat, whole genome shotgun sequence:
CCAAAGTCTTCATGGCAAAGAACTGAACTGGAGTCTAAAAAAGCCACCTACTTGCCAAGAGAAGAagtctctctgcttctgcttcttcttgtGACCCTTTTCCATGTTCCTCATCAAAACAGCAGTTCAGAGCTTGACTGGCTTGATATATCACCGTCTGCTGCATGTTGATCTCATTATTCAGCTCCTAGTAAACCAGTAGTAAAAATAGTtagcaagaagagaaaaaattagtGTTACATTCAAATAAGGAAATGTCTTGTGATCAGCATTTCTGGGGCTAtgcatcagaaaaaagaaagtcagaaCATTTAGATAGCAAGCTACAAAACTCTTGCAGTTTACAAGCATATTACAGcacagttttgtgtttttttacttcagagacAATGTAAACATGGTGTGAAGTGAATTACTTCTGTGTCTGAACACTCCATATCCAGTCTAGTCTTCCCTtcaccagagaaagcagcagttaACCAGAAATTCAGCAATGTAGGTGAACAAGGCACTAGTACAGATCAGAATATTGCCTACTGGAAGTATGTAGTTATGAATCCTGCCTAATTCAAAGTCAGCAATTAGATTGAAATTCCCTGTCCCCTTCTCAAAACGACGGCTTGTTCTCTTCAGACTTACCCTCTAGCATGATCCTTCCAAGAGATCATTAGCTGTTCAAATTATGCAGTATCATTCCCTACCATTAGGTATTTATGCTAAACAACCTAATTTTGCAGTTCTAAGCAGCATGTTAATGTCTTGGACATTCACAAGGGAAATTAAGCAAGGAAATAGTAGAtcagaaaaaggattttaagtATTAGAtacctgcattttcttttttatattgaCTTGATCAGATGGGccattctttttcatttctaatttgGAAGAAACATCTTCTTTGCGAACAATGATTTGCTTTATTGAAGGACGAtctgtttctttaaatcttTGAGATCTGTAGGTATCAACgcttttaaaagagaaaacccCATTAAATGTTTCAGAGGAGTgccaagcttttcttttttttaaatatacatacacacgTATCAGGTATTGATGTTTTCCAACTTGCctaaatggcttttaaaaggCATTCTATCAGCTCGCTTTAAGTTTAAGCAACAATGACTACACATAGACAATACTTGATAAAGCCCAAGATCTTGGAAAAAAGCTCTGTTGGTAGTTTAAGCAGTGTGCATCATTAGAAGAGTTAAAAAGGCCAGCGTCTTGAATTTGCACACTTACAGAATCaaggggttttgtgtttgttacCTATATGGAAGGTTGCGATCTTCTGACACAGAGCCAATACTGTCTGCAGATTCTGCCCGGGGAACTTTTGTCCTTTGGAACTTTTCAGACTTCAAACTTACATCACTGATACTGCTACCTTCACCAGTTGACTTACAAGGAGAAACAAAGgcctggggagaagaaaaggttATATTACAGATACCTGTCCACATTAATCATTACCCGTTTCGCTCACTTTTACTTGATTTGCATATAAACAGTAAATTTGGAAGCTGCTCAATACTATTTAACAGacatttttcaagtatttcctAGGACATGGAGCAAgctaattaatttattttaaagatacttcTCTTCAATGATCTTTGGTAACTATGTAACTGTGCCAATTTGGAACCTAAGGGTGAAAACTTGAGTTCAATGAAGTAGTTTCTGATGAAAATCTGAATACACATATACAACTAGAAGACCAGCACAAGCAACAGATGTATATATTCAACCTTCATTTAGCAGAAGTCAAACCACTTGTTTAGCAGAGCATCCAACATGCTATTTGCATAGGAAAATAACTTTACTTCATTATGTTTTCATTAGCAAAATGTCATTTGTAAGTTCTCTATTTGCCCAGGTATCACAATACAACAGAATACTAACGTTCACAAGCAAATTGCACATCTCTGTGATAAAGTAGCCCTTCACCACCTCCCAAAAACTCTCACCTCTGGACCAACAGATTCCACTAGAGGGGTTAACAGAGACATTGATGAAATATTCAGTGACTCTTCCTGCTCATCCTCATCACTTTCACCTTCCAGGCTTAtgctcatttctttcttcagcttttctatGTCTGGACCATCCTCTTGAAGAACttcaaaaatttcatttatCACTTTCGAGCTGTTCATATCGCCATCCATATTCATTTCGATTTCATATACTTCATCTGAAGggtgatgttttaaaaatattagcagCATCAAGACTAAACTCTTCATTCTTATTAAATTAACAGAGATATGTTAACAGATAAGCCaactatttctgctttttgaacAAGATTGATTAAAAAGCACTACTTACAGTCAGGCATATAGAACCCTAAAGTATACTTCCATCCTTTTCTTGATGTATTATAATTGATGCATAATTGATacagagagagaataaaaaaatgcacttgTTTGAACTAAAATGTTGAAACTTGTCTAACAGATCTGAAATTTAATTGCAAGTACCCATAGTAGAGCAgtcatttctgtcctttcccaATAAACTTTTAACATCAGCATCTTAATATTCCTTGAAGACTTTAATATCAAAAGAAACTTCTTTGATCATAATCCTTTTCTCAATTTGTTTTATACAAACTTCATTACAAAATACATGAGTGTCAGCAGATGTATGACGAATTCATTGTTCAGGCTTGAAGGATATTAACACTCCGCTGGACAAGTGGCAACAGATAGCTAAGTACGTTACCGTACATCTACTCAATACAAACCTTTTGGTTTCTCCGCAAGTTGTTCAAGTTTTGAGACAGACATCTCTTTTACAGGACTCTTTGGGTCAGTGATCTTCAGAGGACTGGGTTTATCAACCTCTTCACGCTTAGGAGGATCTAAGtagtttataaaaaaagaagtcactgaAGATTATGTCtagccaacaaaaaaacccaaaacattttattgaatTTTGGAAGTTTGATAACACAGCTGACAACTTACAAAAAGCCTGCTAAATGAAGTACTCCAGTTAGCttgctgtcaaaaaaaaaaaagtcagaataCTCTCCATAACTCATACAACTAGACTTCTGTCTTATAATCAGAAAATTGATAGCCCAAGAAACAATGTTGAAACCATAAGAGTGTAGCCACTCAAGAGCAAAAAgggaaagtttaaaaaacaagcaagaaaaccACCACATCCAAACCTGACCCCAAAGCAGGATACAATCTTGCCTTTCTAGACACACATTTGATATATAAGAAGCATTAAGTTCACTTTCACAGAGATTCCACTCAGTAAGAACCAGAAAGGATGACGCTAGCATCTCAGAATTCTTTTCATGTCCACtgttagaaaaattaatattgtaaGGGGATACTGATAAGAGAAGAGTTCCATCCCATGAAAGATTGGATATTTAGGTACAGTATAGATTAAAACTATAACCAATGATTCTCATTCACTCTCCCTACGTTTAATATATGTGAAAGTATGAAACATAGGAAAACCCActgagaaatgaaaaggcagtCTTGCCTTGCCAATCTTTCAAGTGATATAGGAGCGCAGAATATTATCATATGAGAAGATTTAGACAAATCAGTAACCAAGTAAGAGGTCTAGCTATATATGTCAGTGTTACTAGCCTCTTTGTCAAGCACAGTGCTTCAGTATTTAGCCACAAGCAGACAGTGACAGTTCTTACCTGAAGACTCCACACTGGGAGACTCTGCTGGCGTATCACCTGCTGGTGTGTCTTCTGCTGATCCAAAAACAGTGACATCTGAACTAGGAGGACATTTCGGACTAGCCTGAGATTGGCTTTCCTGGTAAGAATGAAAACATAGTACATTCCGGAGGTCACATTCAAAGTAACTAAAAAACTGccagaaagaaatacattttagcaCCTGCTACCAGAGTTGTCTATCCAAAATAAATAGGATCCTTCTTGATATATGTAAGAAATTCAGCTGAAGTACTAAATACTAAATTGAATCTTTATGCAAgaagctttgttttgcttttaaagttatAGAATATAAAAACCCACACACTtatcaaaaataaatcaatcaatTGGCTCAAAGCAGTATCACTTGTCTCCTTAGTTGATTCTgcatgaggaaaaaagtaataatttgcTAATAACCATACAAACCACTTGCCGAGTAGTCTTGCACAGCCTGGGCATTCACAAAGTAtatgtttttgtcttttatttacaACTGCACATCTATCCCTGTGTTCAGAGCATAGTAAAGCAATTCACAGACTATCTTCTTTTGATACATGGAGGTAACACATTACCATTTTAGGTTCTGGAAGTTTTTTCTTCgaactttcacttttttctgcACTCCACAGATTGCCCCTATCAAACCGGCCACGAAGGCATGCAAGTTCTCGTTCACGTTCCTAAGCAAATAAAGGGGAATGAGGGAAAGCTGACACCTTTAATATGTCAAAACACTTCAGATTCCTCAGTTAAGTGTGTAACAGTAAGAATATTCCCCAAGCTTATAAGCAAGCTATGAATGTAGCAAGTCATACCTGCTTAAGCTGAAGCGCTAAACTGGCAGTAgaggaattttcattttgtttgagaAGCCTTTCCTGGATTGTCCTTGTATTTGGGGTAACAGTGGGTGTTCTGCACCTTGGAGTATTCGTACTCTGTACACTCTGTGTGCTACGCTCTTGACAGCGCTCCCCAAAGCGTTCCAGGAAGGGCTTAATTCCCGATCCCCCTACAAGAACAATTATTTTGCCTTGAAAGAAACTctcaaaaacacagaaagatcAATGCAGTTTTGCATCCTGCTGAAGTTTCTCAACGAAGCAATTAAGCTGTCTGCTTTACAGCTCTTACTCTGTTATACTTTATTACACACTAAACCTGAAGTGCAAATCACCACAGTAACAGAACACTGAAGTTAATAAAGCAGCAAATCAGAACCAGTAGATGTCCTTTTCTTAATGTCCACATGTGATCTACCAGCTATTTATACTAGTTTACTTTTTCAACATTTCCTCTACAACCAGTCTCACTTGCATCCTTCATGTAAATGAGCATTCTAGTACATAAGGCGGGTACATTGTTTGACATCCACTCTACTTTATTGAGTTTGTCTTTATTGTCAGAGACACAACTCCTGCCATCATTTCAGAATTCAAGCTATTAGTCCAACTTTCTAGCCCAACAAGCAGTTGAATTCAAAACTGGGGATGATCAGTGCTACCACTGAAAAGACAGACACTATAGCATTTCTATAGCATTTAGCTCTGATTTCTTCTAACACATGCAGACTCTTTATCTGATATTGACTGGATACACGTAGTATccaacattttgaaagaagctTTGAATAGTCTCAACTGATGTTAGCAGGATATGTTTTTACATAGAGAGAAAAGTTACATTGATTTTGCTCTCAAGAGTTGCTAAAACCACATCCAATAAAATACCCTTGCAAAATATGGAAGCTGTACATTTAGGATAATTATCTTCAGCTCTTCAGGACCTTACTCAAGTTACAGCAGAAAATAGGCATTATCTGATACATTACTTCAAATGCTTAACTAATATGTAGTTTTCAACACAGGACACAAGCCTAATTTGAGCGAACATTTTATTgaagctgaaaaacagcttaCCTGGTGTTGTGGGTTTACCCTTGGGTTCAAGTTGCACATGTGTTCCTTTGACTGGCTCTTCTTTGGACTGAACTGGTTGAGGCAAAGttgattttgctgtttgtgtatgctcttcagttttctgaggGCTGCAGGGATTCTCTGTTAGTGGCTGTCGTACTTCAGATTGTTTAGAACAGGGAACAGTGACTCTTGAGTGTTGCGTTAAAAAATTGTTTGGATCCTTAACAAGGGAAAAAGGAATAACATTAAGATGGGACTGTctctcaagaagaaaaagaatgaaagcatTCTGCACAGCATACCACAATGTAACACACCTATTCCATCAACAATAGAAAAAGCTGAGAATGAGCATTATAAgctttttgcagattttttttatccagtATGTCAGATACTTTCAGCATCTGATTCCAGATGCTTTTACCAGCCACTTTAACTATTTTCCCATGTTTCACTAAGTGAGACTGAACATGGCAGATATTGTTCAATTTACACTTTTTATGAAATGACAATAGGCATTTGGTAATACTAATTTCAGCATTCTGACTGAATTTTTATAGAGCAATAATATACACAATTTAAGTCAATCAACTATATTAAATTAGAGTGGAACCCAATATCTCTGTAAGAAGCGCCCTTCAGATGGTCAAGAGCAGCAGTCGATTACTTCAGCACCAACTTTTACAAGACTTCTAAGCACACTCATGTTTATGTCTCACGAAAAGCTGTTTCAGGCCTGCTATTAAAAAAGGACATGGGGGATTGCAATAAAGCAAAATTCATAAACAGGCTAAGACTGCTCACACCAAATCTTTACATCCAGATTAAACAGTTATGACTTAATATTTGTCCCCCCAACACTCAAATCAATTTTTAATCAGCAATTAAATCAGACACTCACCGCTAGCTTTGAGTTTGCTGGTTTATTAATAGAAGCCTCAACAAGCCTTTGAGAACAGGATGCAGCTTCCTGCTTTACACTGCTACTATTGATTCTAGCAGATGCTCCACTTGTAGTGGACAATTTGGATAAACAAGTAGTGCCAGGCTGTTCTTGtgcattgttttgctttgcagatggaTGACTTAGGTCATCTTCCCAGGAGCCAATTGTAGCAGCAAGGTTAGCTAAA
This genomic window contains:
- the ANLN gene encoding anillin isoform X2, with the translated sequence MDPFTEKLLERTRARRENLQKKMAERPKTGARPTMQTKRVREPLLETGNQAPLPGEEVKPGTKPSPSKRLCPDNMEIQASSSENLQPVPSSSMSCHSLEKTSELHVPASNGPSLVQPVEKGKVDMKSGTPAALSVKTRMQKLVEQRRCWDSEDPSECVPLSPLQSKDLSVSPPKQTSNALASDTPIGRRGRLANLAATIGSWEDDLSHPSAKQNNAQEQPGTTCLSKLSTTSGASARINSSSVKQEAASCSQRLVEASINKPANSKLADPNNFLTQHSRVTVPCSKQSEVRQPLTENPCSPQKTEEHTQTAKSTLPQPVQSKEEPVKGTHVQLEPKGKPTTPGGSGIKPFLERFGERCQERSTQSVQSTNTPRCRTPTVTPNTRTIQERLLKQNENSSTASLALQLKQERERELACLRGRFDRGNLWSAEKSESSKKKLPEPKMESQSQASPKCPPSSDVTVFGSAEDTPAGDTPAESPSVESSDPPKREEVDKPSPLKITDPKSPVKEMSVSKLEQLAEKPKDEVYEIEMNMDGDMNSSKVINEIFEVLQEDGPDIEKLKKEMSISLEGESDEDEQEESLNISSMSLLTPLVESVGPEAFVSPCKSTGEGSSISDVSLKSEKFQRTKVPRAESADSIGSVSEDRNLPYSVDTYRSQRFKETDRPSIKQIIVRKEDVSSKLEMKKNGPSDQVNIKKKMQELNNEINMQQTVIYQASQALNCCFDEEHGKGSQEEAEAERLLLLATEKRTALLEELNKLKSEGPHDKRNKAASSSTEFVPSRGSVSISEMRLPLKADFVCGTIHKPEAANYYYVIILRSGAENMVATPLASTASSLNGDALTFTTTFNMRDVSNDFEINLEVYSLVQRKEVTSTDKRKKSNKSKVITPKRLLTSITSKSTLLTPAMASPGGPNAIRSTNFILVGSHKLSLSSVGNTKFVLDKVPFLSPLEGHIYLKLKCQVDSSVEEKGFLTMFEDVSGFGAWHRRWCVLSGNCISYWTYPDDEKRKHPLGRINLANCTNHQIEPANREFCARPNTFELVTVRPQREDDRETLVSQCRDTLCVTKNWLSADTKEERNLWMQKLNQVLVDLRMWQPDACYKPIGKL